The nucleotide window TTTAACTAACAATAATAAGAAGAACAATTTGATAAGGATTAAATgttgttaaagaaaataaacaaccaCCATATTGATAAAAACGATAGTACAAATAGTTGATAAGCAGCCAAGTTCCCAATATACCTGTGCTGTCCTCTTCCAGTAGTTTAGAAAAGAAGCAGTCTTTTAAGCAGACAGCCGGCGAGGCTCTATATAACCCCCTCTGTTGTTCTGACGTCGTTGCAGGTCATCACCTCTGACCTATCAAAGCTTTTTTGTAACGTGtgcagatttttcttttagcCCTATCAAGTCTGCTTTTTTTATGACACAGACTTCTTTCCTGCATGGGGCTAAGACTGTTTTTATGCAGTGTGTGAAGTTACATAAGAGCCCACTGtgcttgttttttgtgtgtttcgttttgtttagttttttcagtCTGGTAAATATAATGCAGTGTTTAATTAATCTAAGAAGTTCTCAAAATGAATCACTAGGACATGTAGTATCATTAACCTTTGAGACCCTTATCTCATATCTGTAGAATCGAACATGCTGTTGGCAAGGATTGGTGTTGGTGCATGGAATGGTGTGAAGTCCACTCGCTATGAAAAGCAAAAAATCCCCTTTGCTGTGATAGCGAAAGCTAAAACTATGTAAAATACATGCAGCCCTAACATATTCTATTTGCTATCAAGCCAGTATTCATCTGTTAAAATGTCACTTGTGGCTATCATGTGCTCATTCACTGTATATAAGAATAACATAGATAACATATACAGCAAgtaactaaaatatatatatatatatataatcaaatgaaattatatgaataaaatgaaatcaaaacatCATTTTCACTAGGACTAATAGTACATCATAATACAGAAATCATCCATCATCGCTTTTAAGTCTAAAAACCTTTGTGTTATGTCCCTGTGTACATAGGgcaattaattatattatataataacttGTAAATGCCCCAAATTATGATGATAAAGCATTATCTATCATGTCTAGATATATAAAGTGTTATCAGCTAGTCTTGTTTCATCAGCACGTACTGACTTACACCAGCTTTCATGCAATGCCTACGTTAAACAATGTAGCAGCAGAAGATGAACTGATCTGAAAGGTTTTATTGCTGATGCTCATTAGATAGTAGAGATGAAATTCATTTACTCCAACACTTTATTTAGCTTCAAATGTTGAATAGCAATAAAAAAGATAAGGCATTTGAACAAATAGAAATTGCATCTCAGgtctaaatataatattttcctATGCTGCttaaaacactgtttttgtAAAATGGTGTTTATATGAGTCGTGTAGTTGTGGCTGAATTGGAGGACGTCATCACTGTGTCCATTCTTACAACATTTCTAAATGATTACATCAGCTTATTTGTCTATTGCAGTGTTGTTGTGCATGTGGCGGGCAAAGGTCCAATATTAGGAAATTTGTTTTCATCAGGgcacttttctttttcaattaaaacatgatcgaaaaaaatttatttttttaaagattgctCGTAAATTAGTTCCTTAAATGCCTCCATTTTATTATtcacttttagaaaaaaaaaaaggcaaaattaaTGAAGGTTTTTGTCAGTttgcacaaaataaacaaataaatcgaccaataaaaaccattaaaaaaaatttaacataaTCCTCAATAAtaactttaattaaaattattcatttaattcttACAGACATACGCTccctatatttttattatatttacataagGGTCATAATAGTAAACTTAATTATctattatatttacataataaaacaaaaatgctatGTAGACATCCAGCATACTTTATCTTTATACTGTACTAGATAGTTGCTTTACAGccaaaaaatagacaaaaaaacaccacaaaattataaacatctCTCGTGAGCTCTTTACCATATCCCAGCTTccccttttttgttttcctgGCCCGTGAATTCTCTCTGCCCTTGTTTTCTATGATGGAGTGATTTCATCATGACTGCTGTTTAGTCTACTTTAAGtgttaaaaaaactgttttagtGAAGTCTAGActcagagaaaaagagaagtgaaGCTCTGGGCACATGAGGACGTTGGGTTTGGTGTAGTCATGCAGAGAGGCAGTGAACTGCAGTTACCTCTAGATTGTGACTATGAAAAGCTCAGGGCAGGGGGAATGAACTGCACAGAGCATGGCTTCTTTGAATACAGCCATCCAGGGGCATTAGTGAGTGATTGCTGTGGCATTCATTAGGAGAATTGGGATAGacggctctttttttttgttttgctcatgAATGTGTAACACAAAGCTGCATTGCATGTGTACCTGTGTGCGTTTGGcatgtttttcagttttatgtCTTTTATCACCATACTTTCTattgagagagagcgagagagcgagagagagagagagagagagagagagagagagattgcgaTTTTGTTATTTCTTCTGAGATCTTTTGTTCTGTGAGGCTTGAAGATTGCAAGTCAGGACCTGCACCAAATGTACCTTTATGCTGAAAACATTCTTATGTATTCTAAGAAGTGAGCATATCAGTTCAGCaactgacataaaaaaaaaaaagaaaaaaaaaaaaaaaaagaaaatagatgtTATTTTGGAGAATAAAAATAGTGGGGACTTTCTGTCTTTTCGTCAGGTTACTGTAGTTCATTTTCCCCATCTCCTGTTTGCCAGAAAGCCAGGGACTTGATATGGTTTTAATAAGAGCACTTGCTTGCAGAATGTTTGAGGTTTCCTGTTTTTATTCCTCCAGCAAATCAGCTAACCCCTGCAGCGCCTCACTAAAAGCGGATTTCAAATAATGTTTTTGGAAGGGCAGCGGGGGTTGGGGGGGTTTGGATGATGGGGGGTGTGTGTCTGGGGGGGTTCTGCTGCCATTAATTAGAGCAAAGGATTTTAGGAACGGAGTTCACAGCATGTAAGGCATCTACTCTtctctgcttcttttctttGGATTTCTTTAATACATGTCCTCTCTGTTATACAGTACTTGCACATATTTTCCTCTACTCATTGTTTTATTGGAGAATAACAAACTCAATTCAAGAACTTTGAAGTTAAACTGTAATTGATACAAagagtctgctacaatggcttaggacaattggtatgaacagttctgcatttaaggacCCGTAAACTTTTCACTGAAcggcacaccttaacaatgatggagctgtaatgaatgggcattcggtgccactcagatgaggacgggtttgagtctggttcctctcaaggcttcTCCCTCATACCATCTCCTTGAAACTGTACACTGGTTTATTTATTAGGAATATAATCATGGGACTAAAATTTACATTCCTAACcaattatctctgtaaagctgctttgggacaaagtccattgtaaaaaaattatataaaaattatatttaacagAAAGAGTAATTTAAATGTCATACAacattttttcaatgtttttaatttgGATTTAATTCTAAGATCCAGTGAAGGATAAAGAGGCATCTACTGGCATAAAATTTGTTTAACTGACCATAACGTACCtctaattatacattttcaaacATGTGGCTTTTTGATTCACAAAAGCAAATTTACCTAAATATTTTTTCCACCTTTTCTTTGAATTCTGTTGGTCGTTGGAACTGAGGATGCCGTGCCACCAGTATTtgtttgtgtcagtgtgtgtgtgtgtgtgtgcatgtaggtgtaagagagacagataggAAGGTTTATAGAATACAAAAGCAAGTCTGATTCACATAAATAAAAGGACAGCGTGTTCCTTTATCCCAGCGGATGTGCAGGCAGCCCACTGGAATGTGTGAGCAGCTCAGAACATGTCCCCCGGCAACAATAAGAATAGGGGAAAATGATTCTGGGCAGGGTTGCAGCTAACGTTAAAAGATCCTGTTAAGGGTCATCTGGCTATGGTGAACTTCCACTTGTGCTAATCCAAATGGTTTGTACAGCAAAGGAAGCATAATTTCAGTGTCTTCTTTTGGCGTTGGCAATAATGGAAATTTTTCGAATGAATCAAGAGGTTTTatgaaaatgcattttcatgGAGTGTATAAAGAAAAGATGCTCAGAATCATCAAAATTCAGTATCAGGTGGCCATGTAACATAAATAGGGAGTTTATAGGTAAAAAGAAAACCTTCCAGTTCGAAACAGTTCAAATTGTACtaaatagtattttataaatGAAGATGATAAATGAAGATGATAAATGAAGATGATAAATGAAAAGATCAAAACATCTGCCatgaatgtgcaaaaaaaacacttgttgTAATTACTCTAACATGCTACTCGCACCTTTGCTTTCATTAACTAGTTTACTGGTTATTAATTAAATGCCAGAGCGAATAAATATTTCAGACATAAAGGTGTATTAATCTTTCCCATATACTCCATAAGATGGCAAGATGTGCACAGAGAATTAGAACAAGGTCATTGCCCATACGTTTGATTATGTAAGCCAACAGGTAAAGACAACAAGGTGGCGTGACAAAAAGACAAGTTAGGGTTGTGTGGGTTTttggagtaaaaaaagaaaagaaatactgCAATAATAGCTATAGAAAAAAAGCTGATCTTTCAAACCTGCAAACATGATACGCATAATGAAACGCATGGAAAACTTTTCAGCCCTAGTACAATCcaacttttgtgttttttcagggACATCTACAAACTTGttcctcatttattttttcattattgaataaataatacacGATTCATCTATGCTTTGACTCgaaatttatattcatatgtgttgggttcttttgtttctgtaaGTTCCATTAGCTATGGATGATTGATGTTGGACCCGGCTATATATTTATAGCtcctaaatacatttatgttgTTATGATACAGACATAAATGTAGATTTAACACTTCCAGGTCGCTTCTATTTCATTTCGATTGTCATGGGTTTGTGTTTTGCAATTGAAtgttaaaacaaagagaaaacacCAAAGAAGCATTTGATCCATTACCCATTTTTATTGCATACAGGTACAAAAACAGCAGTCAGACGTTCTTTGCAGAGTTAAGGATTGAAATTGTGGACAATAATTTCATGAGGTTTCATAGAACTATTAAACCTTTGTGTAAACCTGCCTGTCATCCCAAGACGCACACTTTTATTCAATCTCACAGATTTGAGAAACATGACTAGCCAAGGAATTTATACTATTGCACTTGAAGAAGTAGGATTGAGTGGATTAATACTGTGCAAGCCCACAttgtgattaataaaaaaagcattccaTGTTTCGATAAGAGACCATGACCAGTCCTTTTCTTTTGCTTGATTCTCTGTCATACAGTGACTATAAAAGCATCAGTAACGAACATTATAAGACTAATTTTACCCCCACTTTTCCCTTCCTGTGTTTGGTACAATGTGCTATAAGTGGTGGCTTTACAGTGAGGCAGGGATAGCAGCTGAGGCTTCCTTGAGCTTTTCCATGATGGTCTGGAACTCTTCACGGATCTTCTCAGTGTAGGGTTCCAGGAGGGTGGTCAGCTCCTCGATGCGGCCTTCGAGGGAAGTGCGCAGGTCTTCGGCGGTCTTCTCCAGCTGCTGCTTCAGCACGTCGGCCTGTTGTTCCAGCTGTTGGTTTACAGCCTGGTTCTGCATTATCTCGGTGAGGGCGCCAAATTTCTCCATGACTCCATCTTGCACCTGCTTAGCAAAGGGCTCAAGTTGGCCCATTATGGCCCCGGCGTTCTGCTCGCTGCGGGAATGCAGCTCACCCAGGTAAGTAGCTACAGTTCTAAAAAGGTGCAACAATAAAGTAGTTAAGGTTTCCCATTTGTCCATTTAGATAAAGGCAACAGAGTTTTTGACATGTCTTCTAAATGTAATAGATTTAAGACATCAATAAACATAAATCCTCTATTGATTTATGAAACCAATGAATTTACAAAATACCATAATAACTACTGTGCTCCTGATTCTGACTCACTTTTGGATTTCATCGGTGTCCTTCCCCAGGCGCTTCTTGAGCTTACGAATGTAGTTGTTGATACGGTTCTTGACATCATCTGCATTCTGCTCCATCATGGTCTTCAGCTCCTGTAGGTACTGGGTAGAGCGCTCCTTGGCATCAAGCATGTCTGTCTGCAGCTTGCTAGCCAGAAGATCCAGATCCTGCTTCAGCTGGCCTGAGGCACCTACTGTGTATGGGCCCAGTTTGGTCTCGATGTCTTCTCTGTATGAGTTCAGCTCAGTCATGGTGGTAGTGATCAGAGTACTAAATTTGcgaggtggagaaggaggaggaagggggACCATGATTCAGAATATCAGAGACAATGGAAGACATCGcagaaatgtttttacatttgatgTTAACATGGACATACTGAATTCATACACATTCATGGTTCTTTATGTTAACTCACTCAAGTTCCTTGGTGAGCTCAGAGCCCTTCATGTTGTCCACCATACTATCAGAGATGGACTGCCAGAATTGATCCACTGTTTCTTCCCATTTGGCCTGGAGCACAGCGCGGGCATGGCAgcctaaaaaaagaataataattattataacaacaacaataataaaaataataaaaaggcatGGGTTAGGTAACTGATTAGACATGATAACTATTGTGAATGAGGTCTGTTGGGACAAACGCCTTTTTCCATGCATATTTGAATTACAAAACATGACTGTAAGCAAGACTTTCTGCATCTTACTAACTGCTTTACATTTGTAGTGCatgcatatgcatatatatatatatatatatatatatatatatatatatatatatatatatatatatatatatatatatatatataaataaaacaatctacTTACCAGTAATGACTGCCAGAGCAAGTACCACTGCAACAGCCCTCATGTTGATAGATAAGAACACCTAGAATGAGCATGAGAGTCAGTAAAGTAATTTCAGAATCATATTTAAGTACAGAAAACTTATAATCTCAGTCTAAACACG belongs to Silurus meridionalis isolate SWU-2019-XX chromosome 4, ASM1480568v1, whole genome shotgun sequence and includes:
- the apoeb gene encoding apolipoprotein Eb, which translates into the protein MRAVAVVLALAVITGCHARAVLQAKWEETVDQFWQSISDSMVDNMKGSELTKELDTLITTTMTELNSYREDIETKLGPYTVGASGQLKQDLDLLASKLQTDMLDAKERSTQYLQELKTMMEQNADDVKNRINNYIRKLKKRLGKDTDEIQKTVATYLGELHSRSEQNAGAIMGQLEPFAKQVQDGVMEKFGALTEIMQNQAVNQQLEQQADVLKQQLEKTAEDLRTSLEGRIEELTTLLEPYTEKIREEFQTIMEKLKEASAAIPASL